Below is a genomic region from Candidatus Poribacteria bacterium.
GATTACATTTTACGTTGGAGTTATTGGATAAACTCAAACGCGATAGGATTCACCGTGTAACTCTCACGCTACATGTTGGACTTGGCACGTTCCAGCCTGTCAAAGTGGAAGATATTGAGATGCACAAGATGCACTCGGAGTATTTTGAGCTGTCTCAAACGAGTGCTAATCAGATTAACGCTGCAAAGGAGGAAGGGCGAAAAATCGTTGCGGTCGGGACCACTTCCGTTCGCGCTCTTGAAACGGTTGCCACGGATTGTAGCGTTGATTCGTATCAGGGATATACGGATATCTTTATATATCCCGGCTATCAGTTCAAAGCTGTTGATGCTTTGGTTACTAATTTTCATTTACCAAAATCAACTTTACTTATGCTTGTCAGCGCATTTGCTGGGCATGAATTTATGTTTGAAGCTTACCAAGAAGCGATCGCACAAAACTATCGCTTTTTTAGCTATGGCGATGCGATGCTTATTCTTTAATTTGGAGGACTGAATTATGGATTTTCTCGGAGCTTTCTTTCCGATTCTGCTGATGATACCGATTTTGTACTTTCTGATTTTACGTCCTGAACAGTTGAAGCGAAAAAAACATCAAGCGATGCTAGGTAACTTGACGAAGGCGGACGAAGTTGTCACGACGGGTGGGTTACATGGGAAAATTGTGGGCGTGGATAATGACATTGTCGTTCTGATAATTGCAGAGAA
It encodes:
- the yajC gene encoding preprotein translocase subunit YajC, with amino-acid sequence MDFLGAFFPILLMIPILYFLILRPEQLKRKKHQAMLGNLTKADEVVTTGGLHGKIVGVDNDIVVLIIAENVKVEVSRSAIAFKKKAGELIEGE